The Penaeus chinensis breed Huanghai No. 1 chromosome 21, ASM1920278v2, whole genome shotgun sequence genome has a window encoding:
- the LOC125036646 gene encoding membrane metallo-endopeptidase-like 1, producing MAGATKRTTVCLTTVAIVFIVVIIILCVVPKPCRKGEACYDEGEAKSAAASGVITDTTTTQTSTTRTETTSTKTSEVTRPVTTTSSSTSTSVSTTSSSEAMPPVTEATVTETSSTKHAFETSDLVETTHVTRADENTTESVTLTDTTAETTETVIITDTSAETTEVVTISDTSAETTEDETTITTTEEIPTTTEEYTFTYMEGRDCNTTACRRLAARMLDMMDNGDISPCADFYQYACGGVVDNGFLRPENPQYYVDRIIGEKLASVLPDDPDLGAAKVFFDGCLRTSNQGVLERLSDSMKVFSALQSLSDANSGSGTFNLTETLTTMMKMHFTPLFDLTLDVDGEDPDNFVLRLSLPTFTSPFGENLAHTVCVGEYHSELAAAKQRGGVFDLDEQYDKYNECIRKGKGSNARYMKMKEMVKNMDLIGNHTEVNMTQRLNQVIIDLDFFIQPIVQEFPEKSTFRLHNLEKKYDAMSLAELMDLEGFSENIDWYKLVSDLLGISAEPKTIKVQVYFKDRLQRIIEHVNENIYDASNIHAMFMMLWSEQLYNDFVDPLGVAMGSPDYCLRIVKNLMHDFSSYLYLEALGPNIDEYQQQINTMVRLTKRTAEEQLRRAHPSSPDNLLIEKLRKMTGETMDLQTSKSILAHDMAKVNSTGNFIEDCRSLLSRYRSYLYSMYERGPSNPEVMWNQFLLPYKSYGTYVYAMNKFLIPYGAMARPLFYGDDVPHYINFAGIGHMIAHELMHSFDGTGIYYDGERRNPDKISESQAYVPHTECLSEKLIYPQYVNTTADLDTNFTLPHRLALNELLSDSAATRLAWETYISLLTGVAAPTSSPSTPLTGIYTVCSFERAYHTG from the exons ATGGCAGGAGCGACGAAGAGAACCACGGTCTGTTTGACGACGGTGGCCATTGTGTTCATCGTCGTGATCATCATCTTGTGCGTTGTGCCGAAACCCTGCAGGAAGGGCGAAGCCTGCTATGACGAG GGAGAAGCGAAGAGTGCCGCCGCCTCCGGCGTCATTACCGACACAACTACAACCCAGACCTCCACCACTAGGACTGAAACCACGTCAACTAAAACAAGTGAAGTTACTAGGCCTGTGACCACCACCAGTTCTTCCACCTCAACCTCTGTGTCCACTACATCCTCTTCTGAAGCCATGCCACCCGTAACCGAAGCAACTGTCACGGAAACCTCCAGTACTAAGCATGCGTTTGAGACGTCGGACCTCGTTGAAACGACGCATGTGACAAGGGCAGACGAGAATACAACTGAGTCTGTAACATTAACGGATACAACTGCGGAGACAACGGAGACTGTGATAATAACGGATACAAGTGCGGAGACAACTGAGGTTGTGACAATATCGGATACAAGTGCGGAGACAACGGAGgatgaaacaacaataacaaccactgAAGAGATTCCAACAACCACAGAGGAATATACTTTCACTTACATGGAAG GGAGGGACTGTAACACTACTGCTTGCAGACGTCTGGCGGCGCGCATGCTGGACATGATGGATAATGGAGATATCAGCCCCTGTGCG GACTTCTACCAGTACGCGTGTGGCGGTGTGGTGGACAACGGCTTCCTCAGACCCGAGAATCCTCAGTACTATGTCGATAGAATTATTGGAG AAAAGCTTGCGTCAGTGCTTCCGGATGACCCGGACTTAGGTGCTGCGAAGGTGTTCTTTGATGGCTGTCTGCGGACGAGCAACCAGGGCGTGTTAGAACGACTGAGCGATAGCATGAAAGTCTTCTCGGCCCTTCAGTCCTTAAGCGACGCGAACAGCGGCTCGGGCACTTTTAATCTGACCGAAACCTTGACTACGATGATGAAGATGCATTT CACTCCACTCTTCGACCTGACGTTAGACGTGGATGGCGAGGATCCGGACAATTTCGTTCTCCGGCTTTCGCTCCCGACGTTCACTTCCCCTTTCGGCGAGAATCTGGCGCACACGGTTTGCGTCGGGGAATACCACTCCGAGCTGGCAGCCGCCAAACAGCGAGGTGGGGTCTTCGACTTGGACGAACAGTACGACAAGTACAACGAGTGTATA AGAAAAGGCAAAGGCTCGAATGCTCGCTacatgaaaatgaaggaaatggtGAAGAACATGGATCTAATAGGCAATCATACTGAAGTTAACATGACGCAGAGGCTCAATCAAGTCATAATCGACTTGGATTTCTTCATTCAGCCAATTGTGCAG GAATTTCCCGAGAAGTCAACATTTCGCCTGCATAATTTGGAAAAGAAGTACGATGCAATGTCTTTGGCTGAGTTGATGGATTTGGAAGGATTCAGCGAGAAC ATCGACTGGTATAAACTCGTATCCGATCTGCTGGGCATCAGTGCCGAACCCAAGACCATTAAGGTGCAGGTTTACTTCAAGGATAGACTACAGAGAATCATCGAGCACGTTAACGAAAATATTTACGA CGCATCGAACATTCATGCCATGTTCATGATGCTTTGGAGTGAACAGCTGTACAACGACTTCGTGGACCCCCTCGgggttgccatgggctctcccgaTTACTGCCTCCGCATTGTCAAGAATCTCATGCACGACTTCTCGTCCTACCTGTACCTTGAAGCCTTGGGACCCAACATCGACGAGTATCAGCAGCAG ATCAACACAATGGTCCGGCTGACGAAGAGGACGGCCGAAGAGCAGCTGAGGCGAGCGCATCCTTCCTCGCCTGACAACTTGCTCATCGAGAAGCTGCGCAAAATGACCGGCGAGACGATGGACCTCCAGACTTCTAAAAGCATCCTGGCGCACGACATGGCGAAG GTGAATAGCACTGGGAACTTCATTGAAGACTGCCGTTCACTTCTGTCACGGTACAGATCATACTTATATAGCATGTATGAAAGAGGCCCCTCCAATCCTGAAGTTAT GTGGAATCAGTTCCTTCTACCTTACAAAAGTTACGGTACCTACGTCTACGCCATGAACAAATTCT TGATCCCGTACGGTGCCATGGCACGCCCGCTCTTCTATGGCGACGATGTCCCCCATTACATCAACTTCGCTGGCATTGGTCACATGATCGCACACGAGCTCATGCACAGCTTTGACGGCACAG GTATCTACTACGACGGCGAAAGAAGGAACCCGGACAAGATCTCAGAGAGCCAAGCTTATGTGCCTCATACTGAGTGTCTGTCAGAAAAACTCATTTACCCTCAGTATGTTAATACAACAGCTGATCTCGACACAAACTTTACG CTGCCTCACCGCCTCGCCCTCAACGAGCTCCTCTCGGACTCCGCGGCCACCAGACTGGCTTGGGAGACTTACATCTCCTTAC TCACAGGCGTTGCAGCTCCTACATCGTCGCCAAGCACACCCCTCACAGGTATTTACACAGTATGTTCTTTCGAAAGAGCATATCACACAGGGTAA